A single region of the Leisingera thetidis genome encodes:
- a CDS encoding HvfC/BufC N-terminal domain-containing protein — MSVSQAEFARALMDAGQAVPDGLVDHQARPAGRRFSVYRNNVAVSLTEAMHSAFPVIAKLLGKQNMDGLAGLYLRRHPPSSPLMMFYGEHFPAFLEGMEQLNHLGYLGDVARLELALRRAYHAADAAPIPPETLGALPPDALLDTSLTLAPALQVLRSPWPIHGLWRYNTEDGAPKPRAEAQDVLITRPEFDPIPQLLPPAGAVWIRALMGGATIGAALEQAAEEDETFDLGATLALLLQGGAITGLDSKR, encoded by the coding sequence ATGAGCGTCAGCCAGGCAGAGTTCGCCCGCGCCCTGATGGATGCGGGCCAGGCGGTGCCGGACGGGCTGGTGGATCATCAGGCCCGGCCTGCAGGCCGCCGCTTCAGCGTCTACCGCAACAATGTCGCCGTCTCATTGACCGAGGCGATGCACAGCGCCTTTCCGGTGATTGCCAAGCTCTTGGGCAAGCAGAACATGGACGGCCTTGCCGGCCTCTACCTGCGCCGGCACCCGCCGTCCTCACCGCTGATGATGTTCTACGGCGAGCACTTCCCGGCCTTTTTGGAGGGTATGGAGCAGCTGAACCACCTCGGCTATCTCGGTGATGTGGCAAGGCTGGAGCTGGCCCTGCGCCGTGCCTACCACGCCGCCGACGCCGCCCCGATTCCGCCGGAAACGCTTGGCGCGCTGCCACCGGATGCGCTGCTGGACACCAGTCTGACGCTGGCGCCGGCGCTGCAGGTGCTGCGCTCGCCCTGGCCCATTCACGGCCTGTGGCGCTACAACACCGAAGACGGCGCGCCCAAGCCCCGGGCCGAAGCACAGGACGTGCTGATCACCCGCCCCGAATTCGACCCCATTCCCCAGCTGCTGCCGCCTGCAGGCGCGGTCTGGATCCGCGCCCTGATGGGGGGCGCCACCATCGGCGCTGCCCTGGAACAGGCCGCCGAAGAAGACGAAACCTTCGACCTGGGTGCCACCCTGGCCCTGCTGCTGCAGGGTGGCGCGATCACAGGACTGGACAGCAAAAGGTAA
- a CDS encoding DoxX family protein: MHALVSIHNAVFGQVERAGSWLLPLAARFVFASTLLFYFWNSGLTKLGSGFRGLFSPSIGAYSQIFPKQLEAAGYDVSQFSFFHKLVVLAGTYAEFILPLLIVIGLAARLASLGMIGFVAVQSLTDVYGHGATDDKTLGALFDRFPDAVILDQRLFWVFLLAVLVIKGAGALSVDALLRRRMEPVAA, encoded by the coding sequence ATGCACGCACTTGTCTCCATTCACAACGCAGTCTTCGGCCAGGTGGAACGGGCCGGCAGTTGGCTGCTGCCGCTGGCCGCGCGCTTTGTCTTCGCGTCCACGCTGCTGTTCTATTTCTGGAACTCCGGCCTGACCAAGCTGGGCAGCGGCTTCCGCGGCCTGTTCAGCCCCTCGATCGGCGCCTACAGCCAGATCTTTCCGAAACAGCTGGAGGCCGCGGGCTATGACGTTTCCCAGTTCAGCTTTTTCCATAAACTGGTGGTTCTTGCCGGCACCTATGCCGAATTCATCCTGCCGCTGCTGATCGTGATCGGCTTGGCTGCCCGCCTTGCCTCGCTCGGCATGATCGGCTTTGTCGCCGTGCAGTCGCTGACCGACGTCTACGGCCATGGCGCCACCGATGACAAGACGCTCGGCGCCCTGTTCGACCGTTTCCCCGATGCGGTGATCCTCGACCAGCGCCTGTTCTGGGTCTTCCTGCTGGCGGTTCTGGTGATCAAGGGCGCAGGTGCCCTGTCCGTCGACGCCCTGCTGCGCCGCCGGATGGAGCCTGTTGCCGCCTGA
- a CDS encoding ArsC/Spx/MgsR family protein — protein MKIFGLKNCDACRKALKNLPGSVLVDIRAEAVPEAVLSAAYAEFGAKLVNTRSTTWRGLGEEERAGEPLALLRAHPALMKRPLIERDGELFLGWDQNVQSALGAA, from the coding sequence ATGAAGATATTTGGGCTGAAGAACTGTGATGCATGCCGTAAGGCATTGAAAAACTTGCCGGGTTCCGTCCTGGTCGATATCCGCGCCGAGGCTGTGCCAGAGGCGGTTCTGTCCGCGGCCTATGCCGAATTCGGTGCCAAGCTGGTCAACACGCGCTCAACCACCTGGCGCGGCCTCGGCGAGGAAGAGCGGGCGGGTGAACCGCTGGCGCTGCTGCGCGCGCATCCTGCGCTGATGAAGCGGCCGCTGATCGAGCGTGACGGGGAATTATTCCTGGGTTGGGATCAGAACGTGCAGTCGGCTCTTGGGGCTGCGTGA
- the thrS gene encoding threonine--tRNA ligase, whose amino-acid sequence MAQISLTFPDGNARSYDAGVTPAQVASSISTSLAKKAISATVNDQHWDLQWPIESDAAIAIHTMKDEAQANELIRHDLAHVMARAVQEIWPDTKVTIGPVIENGWYYDFDRAEPFTPEDLGAIEKKMKEIINKRDEVRTEVWERGRAIQHYTDNNEPYKVELIESIPGDEPLRMYWHGDWQDLCRGPHLQHTGQLPGDAFKLMSIAGAYWRGDSSRQMLQRIYGVAFTGKEKLKAHLTMLEEAAKRDHRKLGREMDLFHMQEEAPGQIFWHPNGWTVYTQLQDYMRRQQRRGGYVEVNTPQVVDRKLWERSGHWDKYQENMFIVEVDEEHAREKAVNALKPMNCPCHVEIFKQGLKSYRDLPLRMAEFGSCNRYEPSGALHGIMRVRGFTQDDAHIFCSEDQIEAETATFIDFLSTIYKDLGFEKFSVKFSDRPDTRAGSDEVWDKAEAALLSATRAAGIEPELNPGEGAFYGPKLEFVLTDAIGRDWQCGTHQVDFVLPERLDATYIGADGAKHRPVMLHRATLGSFERFIGILIEEHAGKLPFWLAPRQVVVASITSEADDYVQEVVAALQKAGVRAEADIRNEKINYKVREHSVGKVPVILAVGHREVEERTVSVRRLGEKQTKVESLENVTKALATEATPPDLL is encoded by the coding sequence ATGGCCCAAATCTCTCTCACCTTTCCCGATGGCAATGCACGATCCTATGACGCAGGCGTGACCCCTGCGCAGGTGGCCTCCAGCATTTCCACCTCGCTGGCCAAGAAGGCCATCTCCGCCACCGTCAACGATCAGCACTGGGACCTGCAGTGGCCGATCGAGAGTGACGCCGCCATCGCCATCCACACCATGAAGGACGAGGCCCAGGCCAATGAGCTGATCCGCCACGATCTGGCGCATGTGATGGCCCGCGCGGTGCAGGAAATCTGGCCCGACACCAAGGTCACCATCGGCCCGGTGATCGAAAACGGCTGGTACTACGACTTCGACCGCGCCGAACCCTTCACCCCCGAGGACCTCGGCGCCATCGAGAAAAAGATGAAGGAAATCATCAACAAGCGTGATGAGGTCCGCACCGAGGTGTGGGAGCGCGGCCGCGCGATCCAGCATTACACCGACAACAATGAGCCCTATAAGGTCGAGCTGATCGAAAGCATCCCGGGCGATGAGCCGCTGCGGATGTACTGGCACGGCGACTGGCAGGACCTGTGCCGCGGCCCGCATCTGCAGCACACCGGCCAGCTGCCGGGCGATGCCTTCAAGCTGATGTCGATTGCCGGCGCCTACTGGCGCGGCGACTCCTCGCGCCAGATGCTGCAGCGGATCTACGGCGTCGCCTTCACCGGCAAGGAAAAGCTGAAGGCGCATCTCACCATGCTGGAAGAGGCCGCCAAGCGCGACCACCGCAAGCTCGGCCGCGAGATGGATCTGTTCCACATGCAGGAAGAGGCGCCGGGCCAGATCTTCTGGCACCCGAACGGCTGGACCGTCTACACCCAGCTGCAGGACTACATGCGCCGCCAGCAGCGCCGCGGCGGCTATGTCGAGGTGAACACCCCGCAGGTGGTGGACCGCAAGCTGTGGGAACGCTCGGGCCACTGGGACAAGTATCAGGAAAACATGTTCATCGTCGAAGTCGACGAGGAGCACGCCCGCGAAAAGGCAGTGAACGCGCTGAAGCCGATGAACTGCCCCTGCCACGTGGAGATCTTCAAGCAGGGCCTGAAATCGTACCGCGACCTGCCGCTGCGCATGGCCGAATTCGGCTCCTGCAACCGCTACGAGCCCTCGGGCGCGCTGCACGGCATCATGCGGGTGCGCGGCTTCACCCAGGATGACGCGCATATCTTCTGCTCGGAAGATCAGATCGAAGCCGAGACCGCCACCTTCATCGACTTCCTGTCGACGATCTACAAGGACCTCGGATTCGAGAAGTTCTCGGTCAAATTCTCCGACCGCCCGGACACCCGCGCCGGCTCCGATGAGGTCTGGGACAAGGCTGAGGCCGCCCTGCTGTCCGCAACCCGCGCCGCCGGGATCGAGCCGGAACTGAACCCGGGCGAAGGCGCCTTCTATGGTCCCAAGCTGGAGTTCGTGCTGACCGATGCCATCGGACGCGACTGGCAGTGCGGCACCCACCAGGTCGACTTTGTTCTGCCGGAACGGCTGGACGCCACCTATATCGGCGCCGACGGCGCCAAGCACCGCCCGGTCATGCTGCACCGCGCCACGCTGGGTTCCTTCGAGCGCTTCATCGGCATCCTGATCGAGGAACACGCAGGCAAGCTGCCGTTCTGGCTGGCGCCGCGGCAGGTGGTGGTTGCCTCGATCACCTCGGAAGCCGATGACTACGTGCAGGAGGTCGTGGCCGCGCTGCAGAAGGCCGGCGTGCGCGCCGAGGCCGACATCCGCAACGAGAAGATCAACTACAAGGTCCGCGAGCATTCCGTGGGCAAGGTGCCGGTCATTCTCGCCGTCGGCCACCGCGAGGTGGAGGAACGCACCGTTTCCGTGCGCCGCCTCGGCGAAAAGCAGACCAAGGTAGAGTCCTTGGAAAATGTTACAAAGGCGCTGGCCACCGAGGCCACCCCGCCGGACCTCCTGTAA
- the aguB gene encoding N-carbamoylputrescine amidase, whose product MRQITLAATQMACSWDIDDNIAKAEALVTGAAEAGAQIILLQELFETPYFCLEQSLGHLALARPLEQSRVVSHFASLAGKLGVVLPISYYEEAGLARYNSLAIADADGTILANCRKTHIPQAPGYEEKFYFSPGDSGFQVVETRFGRIGCGICWDQWFPETARCLALQGAEVLLFPTAIGTEPKNPDLDSSGHWRRTMQGHAAANMIPVVASNRVGTEREGGTAGVFYGTSFITGHTGEILAEAGRAEETFITATADLEAAARYRSSWGVFRDRRPHMYGALHTLDGRTGSPG is encoded by the coding sequence ATGCGCCAGATAACGCTTGCCGCGACCCAGATGGCCTGCAGCTGGGACATCGACGATAACATTGCCAAGGCCGAAGCGCTGGTGACCGGCGCCGCCGAAGCCGGGGCGCAGATCATCCTGCTGCAGGAGCTGTTCGAAACCCCGTATTTCTGCCTCGAACAGTCGCTTGGCCACCTGGCACTGGCCCGGCCGTTGGAGCAAAGCCGCGTGGTGTCGCATTTCGCGTCGCTGGCCGGAAAGCTCGGCGTGGTACTGCCGATCTCCTACTACGAGGAGGCGGGGCTGGCGCGCTACAACTCGCTGGCCATCGCCGATGCGGACGGGACCATTCTGGCCAACTGCCGCAAGACCCATATCCCGCAGGCCCCGGGGTATGAGGAGAAATTCTATTTCTCGCCGGGCGACAGCGGTTTTCAGGTGGTTGAGACCCGATTCGGCCGGATCGGCTGCGGCATCTGCTGGGACCAGTGGTTCCCGGAGACCGCCCGCTGCCTCGCCCTGCAGGGCGCCGAGGTGCTGCTGTTCCCGACCGCCATCGGCACCGAGCCGAAAAACCCGGACCTGGACAGCAGCGGCCACTGGCGGCGCACGATGCAGGGCCATGCGGCAGCAAACATGATCCCGGTGGTGGCGTCCAACCGCGTCGGCACCGAGCGGGAGGGCGGAACCGCCGGTGTGTTTTACGGCACCTCCTTCATCACCGGCCACACCGGGGAAATCCTGGCGGAGGCCGGCCGCGCGGAGGAGACCTTCATCACCGCAACCGCCGATCTGGAGGCCGCCGCGCGCTACCGCAGCAGCTGGGGCGTGTTCCGGGACCGCAGGCCGCATATGTACGGGGCACTGCACACACTGGACGGCAGGACCGGGAGCCCGGGATGA
- a CDS encoding Lnb N-terminal periplasmic domain-containing protein → MFRLIRGILAAIIIAAVALATAWAALALWYRLPLGTIPRGALAAGFALLGLAVIAGLFRRRALRALATFALALAAVVFWWSTLTPPAERNWSPDVARQVTGQVEDGVLTLTDVRNFDWQTPEEYSENWEVRSYHLATLETVDLFMSYWAGPQMAHMIVSFGFENGERIAWSAEVRRRLGGGFSPVADLFKSNTLVLIAADERDLVGTRTNARGEDVQLFRIGVSQDTAKALLMKYVDSANSLAAQPQWYNSLTTNCTTVVMALIRTIADDVPLDWRVLANGYLPDYAWEQGVLDQSRSVEELRALGSITPIAQAHGITPDFSSVIREGVPLPAVN, encoded by the coding sequence ATGTTCAGACTCATCAGGGGCATTTTGGCCGCCATCATCATCGCAGCCGTCGCCCTGGCGACGGCCTGGGCCGCGCTGGCGCTATGGTACCGGCTGCCCCTCGGCACAATTCCGCGCGGCGCGCTGGCCGCCGGATTTGCCCTGCTCGGCCTCGCCGTCATCGCCGGTCTGTTCCGCAGGCGCGCCTTGCGCGCGCTGGCCACATTTGCGCTGGCGCTGGCCGCGGTGGTCTTTTGGTGGTCCACCCTCACGCCGCCCGCCGAGCGCAACTGGTCCCCCGACGTGGCCCGCCAGGTCACAGGACAAGTGGAGGACGGCGTTCTCACCCTTACAGATGTGCGCAACTTCGACTGGCAGACTCCCGAAGAGTACAGCGAAAACTGGGAGGTCCGCAGCTACCACCTGGCCACGCTCGAAACAGTGGACCTGTTCATGTCGTATTGGGCCGGCCCGCAAATGGCGCATATGATCGTCAGTTTCGGATTCGAGAACGGCGAGCGGATCGCCTGGTCGGCGGAAGTGCGGCGCCGGCTCGGCGGCGGCTTCTCTCCTGTCGCGGATCTGTTCAAATCCAACACGCTGGTCCTGATCGCCGCCGATGAACGCGACCTTGTCGGCACCCGCACCAATGCCCGCGGCGAAGACGTGCAGCTGTTCCGCATCGGCGTCAGCCAGGACACCGCCAAGGCACTCCTGATGAAATATGTGGACTCTGCCAACAGCCTCGCCGCGCAACCGCAATGGTACAACTCGCTGACCACCAATTGCACCACCGTGGTGATGGCCCTGATCCGCACCATTGCGGATGATGTTCCGCTGGACTGGCGGGTTCTGGCAAACGGCTATCTGCCCGACTACGCATGGGAGCAAGGCGTGCTCGACCAGAGCCGCAGCGTCGAAGAACTGCGCGCCCTTGGCAGCATCACCCCCATCGCCCAGGCGCACGGCATCACCCCGGACTTCTCCAGCGTGATCCGCGAAGGGGTCCCCTTGCCCGCCGTGAACTGA
- a CDS encoding alpha/beta hydrolase, with protein sequence MPATSFLDTAQGRRIAYHKSEGQGPCVVFLGGLKSDMEGTKAVHLEAWAKARGLAFLRFDYSGHGESSGTFEEGCIGDWHEDTLEAVAHLTEGGIVPVGSSMGGWQALLLARAVPERIKGMVTIAAAPDFTEDGYWANFSDAQKAELDTRGYVELPSDYMEPYHISKRMIEDGRARLVLRTPLFLPFKVRCLQGTADTAVTTETALRLMAHAVCPDMRLNLVKDADHRFSDEACLTMIEDAVQDVLGSA encoded by the coding sequence ATGCCCGCCACATCATTTCTCGACACCGCCCAAGGCCGCCGGATCGCCTATCACAAGAGCGAAGGGCAGGGGCCGTGCGTGGTGTTTCTGGGCGGGCTGAAATCGGACATGGAGGGCACCAAGGCGGTGCATCTGGAGGCCTGGGCCAAGGCGCGCGGGCTGGCGTTTCTGCGGTTCGACTATTCCGGCCACGGCGAAAGCTCCGGCACCTTCGAGGAGGGCTGCATCGGCGACTGGCACGAGGACACGCTGGAAGCGGTGGCGCATCTGACCGAAGGCGGGATCGTGCCGGTGGGCTCGTCGATGGGCGGCTGGCAGGCGCTGCTGCTGGCGCGGGCGGTACCGGAGCGGATCAAGGGGATGGTGACCATCGCCGCGGCGCCGGATTTCACCGAGGATGGATATTGGGCCAATTTTTCCGACGCGCAGAAAGCGGAGCTGGACACCCGCGGCTATGTGGAATTGCCCAGTGATTACATGGAGCCCTATCACATCTCCAAACGGATGATTGAGGACGGGCGCGCGCGGCTGGTGCTGCGCACGCCCTTGTTCCTGCCGTTCAAGGTCCGGTGCCTGCAGGGCACGGCGGATACCGCGGTGACAACAGAGACCGCGCTGCGGCTGATGGCGCATGCGGTCTGTCCGGATATGCGGCTGAACCTGGTGAAGGATGCAGATCACCGGTTTTCGGACGAAGCGTGCCTGACGATGATCGAAGACGCCGTGCAGGACGTTTTGGGCAGCGCCTGA
- a CDS encoding cold-shock protein → MPSGTVKWFNTTKGYGFIEPDEGGKDVFVHISAVERSGMTGLADNMKVGYELSEGRDGRQMAAELKAI, encoded by the coding sequence ATGCCAAGCGGCACCGTGAAGTGGTTCAACACCACCAAAGGGTACGGGTTTATTGAACCCGATGAAGGCGGCAAGGATGTGTTTGTGCACATTTCCGCGGTTGAGCGGTCCGGCATGACCGGCCTCGCCGACAACATGAAAGTCGGCTACGAGCTGTCCGAAGGGCGCGACGGCCGGCAAATGGCGGCAGAACTCAAGGCGATTTGA
- a CDS encoding dihydrofolate reductase: protein MITLIAARARNGAIGKDNGIPWHAPEDLKAFQRETLGGAVIMGRNTWDSLPFKPLKNRLNLVVSSNPGAAETVLPSIADAVQEAYAQGYRRIYGIGGERIYRGMLDMADRLLVTEVDLTVEDADAFFPEFQADGWSKAGETVLRGSDPACVMAEYLRRA, encoded by the coding sequence ATGATTACCCTGATCGCCGCGCGGGCGCGCAACGGGGCCATTGGCAAGGACAACGGCATTCCCTGGCACGCACCGGAGGATCTGAAAGCGTTTCAGCGTGAAACCCTGGGCGGCGCCGTCATCATGGGCCGCAATACCTGGGACAGTCTGCCGTTCAAGCCGTTGAAAAACCGGTTGAACCTGGTGGTGTCCTCGAATCCGGGCGCGGCAGAGACCGTGCTGCCCTCGATCGCTGACGCAGTGCAGGAAGCCTATGCGCAGGGCTACCGCCGCATCTACGGTATCGGCGGCGAGCGGATTTACCGCGGCATGCTGGACATGGCCGACCGGCTGCTGGTTACCGAGGTGGATCTGACTGTTGAGGATGCAGATGCCTTTTTCCCGGAGTTCCAGGCCGACGGCTGGAGCAAGGCCGGGGAAACCGTGCTGCGCGGCAGCGATCCGGCCTGCGTTATGGCCGAGTATCTGCGGCGGGCCTGA
- a CDS encoding BufA1 family periplasmic bufferin-type metallophore — protein sequence MSNTAKSLAVASAVAAALTAASTIPAAAATKEKCYGVSLAGQNDCAAGPGTTCAGTSTTDYQGNAWTLVDAGTCEGLELPAMADGTERKGSLEPLERDQPA from the coding sequence ATGTCGAACACTGCAAAATCCCTGGCCGTTGCCAGCGCCGTTGCTGCCGCTTTGACCGCCGCTTCGACCATCCCCGCCGCCGCCGCCACCAAAGAAAAATGCTACGGCGTGTCGCTGGCAGGCCAGAACGACTGCGCGGCCGGCCCCGGCACCACTTGTGCAGGCACCTCGACCACCGATTACCAGGGCAACGCCTGGACCTTGGTTGACGCCGGCACCTGCGAAGGCCTGGAACTGCCGGCCATGGCAGACGGCACTGAGCGCAAAGGCTCGCTGGAGCCGCTGGAGCGCGACCAGCCGGCCTAA
- a CDS encoding GNAT family N-acetyltransferase translates to MTDLLTIRPIKAQDRQSWDRLWTGYLTFYKTSLPAQIYDSSFARLLSADAREYRGLIAELNGEAIGLAHYLLHRDMWTVEDTCYLQDLYVGPEARGAGIGRALIDEVARRATAGNATLLYWHTQEFNNTARRLYDQVAALTPFVKYDKPLSPD, encoded by the coding sequence ATGACCGATCTGCTGACCATCAGGCCCATCAAGGCTCAGGACCGTCAAAGCTGGGACCGTCTGTGGACCGGCTACCTCACCTTCTACAAGACTTCCCTCCCCGCGCAGATCTACGACAGCAGCTTTGCCAGACTGCTGTCGGCGGATGCACGCGAGTACCGCGGGCTGATCGCCGAATTGAATGGCGAAGCCATTGGCCTCGCCCATTATCTGCTGCACCGCGACATGTGGACGGTTGAGGACACCTGCTACCTTCAGGATCTGTATGTCGGCCCCGAGGCGCGCGGCGCCGGCATCGGGCGTGCGCTGATTGACGAGGTAGCAAGGCGCGCGACAGCCGGAAATGCCACGCTCCTGTACTGGCACACGCAGGAGTTCAATAACACCGCACGCAGGCTCTACGACCAGGTTGCCGCGCTGACACCTTTCGTGAAGTACGACAAACCCCTCTCCCCCGACTGA
- a CDS encoding thymidylate synthase has translation MASGSPVSEFRIEDFKILNYDPDPAVKMPVAV, from the coding sequence ATGGCAAGCGGCAGTCCGGTATCCGAATTCCGCATTGAAGATTTCAAGATCCTGAACTATGACCCGGACCCGGCGGTCAAGATGCCGGTTGCGGTCTGA
- a CDS encoding aminotransferase has product MTAPGTQTAWAQDRAHLLHPYTDFAAFADEGCHVIERAEGMHVTDADGNRLLDGIAGLWCVNIGHGREEMAETIARQVMDMQYYNPFGHSTNVPAARLGAKLAELAPGDLNHVYYSCGGSTANDAAVRLVHYYFDMKGLPRKKKIISRLNGYHGATYVAASLTGIHGTKYGFDRIGEDFISHVSEANLYAKPEGWSDAEYCDDLVREFEARIQQLGPDNVAAFIAEPIMGAGGVLVAPEGYHKRMHEVCKTHGMLYIADEVVTGFGRLGEWFASETLFGYAPDILVCAKGLTSGYIPLGATLISDEIHDTIARPQCEGGVFSMGFTYFGHPVACAAALKNIEIIEREGILEHVQAVGPYFQNSAQSLLNLPIVGDVRGSHLMLGIDLVAGKASKAPIGLSEQAAAKVFKGCVERGVIVRPVGDRIVLSPPLIISRDQCDELIGAVAGSIRDFIASQE; this is encoded by the coding sequence ATGACCGCACCCGGCACGCAGACAGCATGGGCACAGGACCGCGCCCACCTTTTGCACCCTTACACGGATTTCGCCGCATTTGCCGATGAGGGCTGCCATGTGATCGAGCGCGCCGAGGGCATGCATGTCACTGATGCGGACGGCAACCGGCTGCTGGACGGCATCGCCGGGCTCTGGTGCGTGAACATCGGCCATGGCCGTGAAGAGATGGCCGAGACCATCGCCAGGCAGGTGATGGACATGCAGTATTACAACCCGTTCGGCCACAGCACCAACGTGCCGGCCGCCCGGCTTGGCGCCAAGCTGGCGGAGCTGGCGCCGGGAGACCTGAACCACGTCTATTACAGCTGCGGCGGCTCCACCGCCAATGATGCCGCGGTGCGGCTGGTGCACTATTACTTCGACATGAAGGGACTGCCCCGGAAGAAAAAGATCATCTCGCGGCTGAACGGCTATCACGGCGCAACCTACGTGGCCGCCTCGCTCACCGGCATCCATGGCACCAAATACGGGTTCGACCGGATCGGCGAGGACTTCATCAGCCATGTCTCGGAGGCCAACCTCTATGCCAAGCCGGAGGGCTGGAGCGATGCCGAATACTGCGATGATCTGGTGCGCGAGTTCGAAGCGCGTATTCAGCAGCTTGGCCCCGATAACGTGGCCGCCTTCATTGCCGAGCCGATCATGGGCGCCGGCGGCGTGCTGGTTGCGCCCGAGGGTTACCACAAGCGCATGCATGAGGTCTGCAAGACCCATGGCATGCTCTATATCGCCGATGAAGTGGTCACCGGCTTTGGCCGCCTGGGCGAATGGTTCGCCTCGGAAACGCTGTTCGGCTATGCGCCGGACATCCTGGTCTGCGCCAAGGGGCTGACCTCCGGCTATATCCCGCTGGGCGCAACCCTGATCTCGGACGAAATCCATGACACCATCGCCAGGCCGCAATGCGAGGGCGGGGTGTTTTCGATGGGGTTCACCTATTTCGGGCATCCCGTGGCCTGCGCCGCGGCGCTCAAGAACATCGAGATTATCGAGCGCGAGGGAATTCTTGAGCATGTACAGGCAGTTGGCCCCTACTTTCAGAACAGCGCCCAATCCCTGCTCAACCTGCCAATCGTGGGCGATGTGCGCGGCAGCCATCTGATGCTGGGCATCGATCTGGTTGCCGGCAAGGCCAGCAAGGCCCCGATCGGACTGTCCGAGCAGGCCGCCGCCAAGGTGTTCAAGGGCTGCGTTGAGCGCGGCGTCATCGTGCGCCCGGTCGGGGACCGGATCGTCCTGTCGCCGCCTTTGATCATCAGCAGGGACCAATGCGATGAGCTGATCGGGGCCGTTGCCGGCTCGATCCGGGACTTCATCGCCAGCCAGGAGTGA
- the bufB gene encoding MNIO family bufferin maturase, whose product MLDAAAHETLPAAAGVGYKPQHFTRITADPGCVEWLEIHAENYMGDGGRPLAQLRRLAERFAISVHGVGLSIGGEGPLDADHLARLKHLVGWLNPASFSEHLAWSTHDSHFYNDLLPLPCTDASLQRICDHIGELQDTIGRRMLLENPSSYLAFAESTWSEPEFLAEISRRTGCGLLLDVNNVFVSAANLDFSPQGYIDAFPLANVGEIHLGGHDADEDDDGRPLLIDSHGRAVADPVWALLDYTLAKSGPRPVLIEWDNAVPDWVVLEAEAARAAAALERIPA is encoded by the coding sequence ATGCTTGACGCCGCTGCCCATGAAACCCTGCCCGCCGCCGCCGGTGTTGGCTACAAGCCGCAGCATTTCACCCGGATCACTGCGGATCCGGGCTGCGTCGAATGGCTAGAAATCCACGCGGAGAACTACATGGGCGACGGCGGCCGTCCGCTCGCGCAGCTGCGCCGCCTGGCTGAACGCTTTGCCATCTCGGTGCATGGCGTCGGCCTGTCGATCGGCGGCGAAGGGCCGCTGGATGCGGATCACCTCGCCCGGCTTAAGCATCTGGTTGGCTGGCTGAACCCCGCCAGCTTCTCCGAACATTTGGCCTGGTCCACCCATGACAGCCACTTTTACAACGACCTGCTGCCGCTGCCCTGCACGGATGCCAGCCTGCAGCGGATCTGCGATCACATCGGCGAACTTCAAGACACCATCGGCCGCCGGATGCTGCTGGAAAACCCCTCCAGCTATCTCGCCTTTGCCGAAAGCACCTGGTCCGAACCGGAGTTTCTGGCTGAAATTTCCCGCCGCACCGGCTGCGGGCTGCTGCTGGACGTGAACAACGTGTTTGTCTCGGCCGCCAACCTGGATTTTTCGCCCCAAGGCTACATCGACGCCTTCCCGCTGGCGAACGTCGGCGAAATCCACCTCGGCGGCCATGACGCGGATGAGGACGATGACGGCCGCCCGCTGCTGATCGACAGCCACGGGCGCGCGGTTGCGGACCCGGTCTGGGCACTGCTGGATTACACGCTGGCCAAATCCGGCCCCAGGCCAGTGCTCATCGAATGGGACAACGCCGTGCCGGACTGGGTGGTGCTGGAGGCCGAAGCCGCCCGCGCTGCAGCCGCGCTGGAGCGCATTCCGGCATGA